In Arcanobacterium canis, the sequence CGAGAAGAAGGATGCCGATGCGCTTTCTCCAGCTCATCCGGCGTCGGCGAGCAGACAGTCGAGGAGGAACAGGTGTCCGGGGAGGAATCGCCGTATGAGACGGGAGCTGTTCACGGTACTCCTCTACCACCGGTTGCGATGTGCGCCGAGCAGGAGCGAACGACGGTGGCTGGGAAGGAACCTGAGCGGAACGGAAATCCGCAGTACGCATCACGCGCGTTGGTTCAGGACGCCCTTGTGTCGATTCAGAGGCGGTATTTTGCCTTGATTCTCGACGCACCGGCGTCGTGACATTCGGATCGGAAGCGTCGAAAGCTGAACGTCGGCGAGGAGCAGACGGCTGCCGACGTCGCGGCGCTATCGGCTCTTCGCCATGGTGACGACGATCACGTGCGTCGGTCAATTCTTCTCCTTCAAGATTGCCCACCCACTGCCAGCAACTTCACCGAGGCCACCATTTGCTGAAGAAATAGCGTTGTTCTTGGGGGTCTTGTTGATCGCGCTTTGTGGTACCGGTTGGTCCGCTTTCAGTGCCTGCCAGACTTGAGGAGCTGTTGCCGCTGGGACAACGCGCGCTCCAGCCCACTCCCACGGCATTGTGTAGAAATGAAGTGAGTCGCCCTTCAATCCCGTCAAATTTGAGGCGAGTGATGCTAAGAAGCTCACGTCACCCAAACCGCTGGACACGTCAAGGTGCTTAAGCACTGATTGGACAGTGCGATAGAGAGTAGGCAAGTCCGACACTGAATTCTGCTTCAGTGCCTTGTTGATGATCGACATCACCACTTGCTGTTGGCGGTCGATACGTCCGATATCGGATCCATCTCCGATGGAGTAGCGCGCACGAGCGAGCGCGAGGGCGTCTTCGCCTCCGAGTGTTTGACATCCGGCGGGGAGCTTGAGGTGGGCGGCTTTGTCATCGATTGGCTCAGCCACGCAGATGTCAACGCCTCCGAGTGAATTGACGATGTCTTGGAAACCGTTGAAGTTCACCACGGCGTAGTCGTCGATGTACAGACCCGTCAGTTTCTCAGTTGTGGACACAGCGCACGCTGCAGCAGCACCGACGTCGCCTGTTTTTCCACCGAGCGCAAAAGCATTATTGAACATTGACATATTGCGCGGATCCGTCTTTGAACCGTTGGGAAGAGTACACGAGGGGATTTCGACAAGCATGTCACGTGGGATCGAGACAACATCGACACGCTGACGATCCTTGGAGATATGCAGGAG encodes:
- a CDS encoding LCP family protein encodes the protein MNTLYERAETHRSADVQRFHWGRVIGLTVLAIVLFLGSAFGVIYYNLVSSIQTHELDSLISDSRPTLQNADKKNRALNILILGSDSREGYTTHSKVTGMRADTTMLLHISKDRQRVDVVSIPRDMLVEIPSCTLPNGSKTDPRNMSMFNNAFALGGKTGDVGAAAACAVSTTEKLTGLYIDDYAVVNFNGFQDIVNSLGGVDICVAEPIDDKAAHLKLPAGCQTLGGEDALALARARYSIGDGSDIGRIDRQQQVVMSIINKALKQNSVSDLPTLYRTVQSVLKHLDVSSGLGDVSFLASLASNLTGLKGDSLHFYTMPWEWAGARVVPAATAPQVWQALKADQPVPQSAINKTPKNNAISSANGGLGEVAGSGWAILKEKN